The Bacillota bacterium nucleotide sequence GAGGACCCCGCCTGTGCCGCCAGGATGGTCATCGAAGAGATGGAGGGGACAAGCTGTGCTCAGTGAAGAACTAGCGTTAGAGATTCTCGAGGAATCCGGTGCACTCCTGGAAGGCCATTTCGTCCTCACTTCAGGCAGGCACAGCGACCGCTACGTCCAGTGCGCTCAGGTTCTCAGGTATCCTCACTACACCGAACAGCTGGCGCGGCACCTGGCAGAGCAGTTCTCAGGTGACCGCGTGGACCTCGTCATTGGTCCCGCCATCGGCGGCATCATAGTCTCTTACGAAGTCGCGCGGCAGCTCGGAGCCCCAAGCTTGTTCACGGAGCGAGTGGACGGGATAATGACCCTGCGCCGTGGATTCTCTATCTTCCCGGGTCAGCGTGTTCTTGTGGTAGAGGACGTGACCACCACCGGTGGGTCAGTCCGTGAGGTCATGGACGTGGTGGAGAAGCATGGTGGGCAGGTAGTTGGAGTAGGCGCCTTGGTTGACCGATCCAACGGCAGGGTGGATTTCGGCGTGAAGCAGCGCGCCGTAGTCACGCTGGACATGAGGTCCTGGGACCCCGGTGAGTGCGCATTGTGCAGAGAAGGGCGGATACCTGCAATCAAGCCCGGGAGCCGCGTCAACACCGGGGGAGATTCTCCTACTGTGGTGGAAGGAAGCAGGGGATGTTGCTAGAAATACTACTATTG carries:
- the pyrE gene encoding orotate phosphoribosyltransferase — translated: MLSEELALEILEESGALLEGHFVLTSGRHSDRYVQCAQVLRYPHYTEQLARHLAEQFSGDRVDLVIGPAIGGIIVSYEVARQLGAPSLFTERVDGIMTLRRGFSIFPGQRVLVVEDVTTTGGSVREVMDVVEKHGGQVVGVGALVDRSNGRVDFGVKQRAVVTLDMRSWDPGECALCREGRIPAIKPGSRVNTGGDSPTVVEGSRGCC